A single region of the Enterobacteriaceae endosymbiont of Donacia tomentosa genome encodes:
- a CDS encoding ATP-binding cassette domain-containing protein, with protein MKEFKEKKIIDWLIKQSTFIKYKIQFSFLLSIINIILLIIQNWLLTRQIESFFLPKNKNKFFTYYVTLFLCFIIRSLLKIIINKINYNYSQIIKNSIRKKILDKITQKYYEQLKKKNLGINLSLIIDQIECLQDFYSIYIPQIFLSKILPFIILITVFFISWIVSILLIIISIFTIIFIILIGSKTSEKNKKNLKILSIINGLFLDRLRGIETIRLFNLKKIEISKISIYIEKFRKKNIEILKIIFLTSVVLEFFSAFAMAFIAMYFSFMYLNIIHFGSYSNITILKSFFILILVSEYFQYFNNLGVLYHIKSKAIGAADAIIKIIKKNNINNDNKNKYKLFNLKKLKIKAQNLIVRNSIGKILIGPLSFNFFSGQNIVINGPSGCGKTTLFNVLLGKVSYEGSLKINNLEFKKINLDNWYKQISFVSQNPELPAINIKKNLFFKKELNINKIKNIIYKIGILEFLKKLPNGINTIINNQNICLSVGQIQKIVIARALIKDHILLLLDEPIANIDIKSQYDIMKIMQDSSFIKTSLTITHKIYKIDYYDEIWYMDKGKITKKIYPQIKNE; from the coding sequence ATGAAAGAATTTAAAGAAAAAAAAATAATAGATTGGTTAATAAAACAGAGTACTTTTATAAAGTATAAGATTCAATTTTCCTTTTTATTAAGTATTATAAATATAATTCTTTTAATAATACAAAATTGGTTATTAACTCGGCAAATAGAATCTTTTTTTTTACCAAAAAATAAAAATAAATTTTTTACATATTATGTAACATTATTTTTATGTTTTATAATTAGATCTTTATTAAAGATAATAATTAATAAAATTAATTATAATTATAGCCAAATAATAAAAAATTCTATTAGAAAAAAAATATTAGATAAAATAACTCAAAAATATTATGAACAATTAAAAAAAAAAAATTTAGGTATTAATTTATCATTAATTATTGATCAAATAGAATGTTTACAAGATTTTTATAGCATATATATACCTCAAATATTTCTATCGAAAATATTACCATTTATTATTTTGATTACTGTATTTTTTATTAGTTGGATAGTTAGTATATTACTTATAATAATAAGTATATTTACTATTATTTTTATAATATTAATTGGTTCAAAAACATCTGAAAAAAATAAAAAAAATTTAAAAATATTATCCATTATAAATGGTTTATTTTTAGATAGATTAAGAGGTATAGAAACAATTAGATTATTTAATTTAAAAAAAATAGAAATATCAAAAATATCAATATATATTGAAAAATTTAGAAAAAAAAATATTGAAATATTAAAAATAATTTTTTTGACATCTGTTGTTTTAGAATTTTTTTCTGCTTTTGCAATGGCATTTATTGCTATGTATTTTAGTTTTATGTATTTAAATATTATTCATTTCGGTTCTTATAGTAATATTACTATATTAAAAAGTTTTTTTATATTAATTTTGGTTTCTGAATATTTTCAATATTTTAATAATTTAGGAGTACTTTATCATATAAAATCTAAAGCTATAGGGGCTGCTGATGCTATTATTAAAATAATAAAAAAAAATAATATTAATAATGATAATAAAAACAAATATAAATTATTTAATTTAAAAAAATTAAAAATAAAAGCACAAAATTTAATAGTAAGAAACTCAATAGGAAAAATATTAATAGGGCCCTTATCTTTTAATTTTTTTTCAGGACAAAATATAGTTATAAATGGTCCTAGTGGATGTGGTAAAACAACACTATTTAATGTCCTTTTAGGAAAGGTATCATATGAGGGTTCTTTAAAAATCAATAATTTAGAATTTAAAAAAATAAATTTAGATAATTGGTATAAACAAATATCATTTGTTAGTCAAAATCCAGAATTACCGGCTATAAACATTAAAAAAAATTTGTTCTTTAAAAAAGAATTAAATATAAATAAAATAAAAAATATTATATATAAAATAGGTATTTTAGAATTTTTAAAAAAATTACCTAATGGTATAAATACAATTATTAATAATCAAAATATATGTTTATCAGTAGGACAAATACAAAAAATAGTAATAGCTAGAGCTTTAATTAAAGATCATATATTATTATTATTAGATGAACCAATAGCAAATATTGATATTAAGAGTCAATATGATATTATGAAGATAATGCAGGATAGTTCTTTCATTAAAACTAGCTTAACTATTACACATAAAATATATAAAATTGATTATTATGATGAAATTTGGTACATGGATAAAGGTAAAATAACTAAAAAAATATATCCTCAAATAAAAAATGAATAA